The Methylomonas rhizoryzae genome includes the window GGAAAAGTGCAGGAGGTCAATGGCGAAGGCGTGGTTGGCGAGCATCCTTATTTGAATCCGGGCGATTCCTTCCGTTATACCAGCGCAGCAATGATTGAAACTCCGGTCGGCGTAATGCAGGGAAAATATCAAATGCAAGCGGATACCGGCGAAAGTTTCAGCGCGAATATTCCTAAGTTTACCCTGTCCATTCCGCGTACTTTGCACTGATGGCGATATACGCAATCGGTGACATCCAGGGGTGTTACGACGAATTTCGGCGCCTATTGGATGCCATCGGTTTCGAGCCCGCGTCAGACACCCTATGGTTAGCAGGCGATCTGGTCAATCGCGGGCCTAAGTCGTTAGAAACCTTGCGGTTTGTAAAAAGCCTGGGCGAATCCGCAGTTACCGTGCTTGGCAATCACGATTTGCACTTATTGGCCACCGTCACTGCGGCGCGTAGCCTAGGGCGCAAGGATACGTTGGAGCCGATTCTGGCTGCACCCGATAGAGACGAGTTGTTGCATTGGCTCAGGCATCGGTCCTTGTTTCATGGCGATGCCAGCTATTGCATGTTGCACGCCGGTTTGCCGCCGCAATGGGATTTGACCGCGGTGAAGGCGATGGCGCTATTTGCCGAACAAGCGATACAAAGCGACGATTATGCTACGGTGTTGAAGTCGATGTACGGCGACGAGCCAAGGTTGTGGCAAGAGGGATTGTCGGACATGGAAAAAATTCGCTTCACCATTAACTGTTTGACCCGTTTACGCTATTGCTCCGCGTCCGGTGAGCTCGACTTTCATTTCAAAGGCCCGGTCGGCAGTCAGCCGGCTCATTTGCTGCCCTGGTTTTCGGTACCCGGACGGCGAAGCGCGTCTATGCGGATCATTTTCGGACATTGGTCCACGCTTGGTTTCTACCATGGTCACAATGTCTACGGCATCGATACCGGTTGTCTATGGGGGGGGCAGTTAACCGCATTGGAACTTAGTTCCTCGCCGCGCAGAATCAGTATCGATTGTCGGCGAACCTTGGCCCCGAACGTAAGCTGATCACACTTCTAGGTTAAACCCTGCACAAGCTAGATTTCCAGTAACTATTCAGCGTTTGACAAGATGAGGGCGGTTTGCCTCGTCCCCCGCTCTACCGGGTGAGTAACCGTACTTGGCACTGAATAAGTCTTAAAGCTAGAAAAAGCCGCTGCTGCTGTCAGAAACAGGCCATAACGCCGACAATTGTCGTCAATTGAGCAAGCGAATGGGGGGGATATCGCTTGGCTCAAAATTAATTGCTTGAATTGTAACGAGAAAAAACAAAAAACATTCGCTTCGATTTTGGTTTGGATATTGCTTGAAGAGCAAGTAACGGTAGGTTATTTCTCACAGGTGATTTATGAGCAAAATCGGCATTTTTTTTGGCACCGATACCGGTAGCACCCGATTGGTAGCAAAAAAAATATACAGCGTATTAGGCGACGAATTGGCCGACAAGCCTAAAAACATAAACCGTACCCGGCCGAACGAGCTATTGGCTTACGACGCGTTGATCCTGGGTACGCCTAGTTACGGAGTGGGCGACATGCCGGGTTTGGCCGTAGGTTGCCAAGAGCCCAATTGGGCGGAATTCGTGCCGTATCTGGATGATGTGGATTTAAGCGGCAAGCGCGTGGCGCTGTTCGGTTTAGGACATCAAGAACGTTATGCTTCTCGCTTCGCCAGTTCGCTGATTCAGCTGTATCGGGTATTTTACGGTTACGGTGCAACCATCGTCGGGCGTTGGAGCACCGAAGGGTATCAATTCGAGCATTCGGATTCCATCATCGACGGCCAATTTGTCGGCTTGGTGTTGGATCAGCGCGGTCAACCGCATATGACCGATCAGCGGGTACAAACTTGGTTGGCGCAAGTTACCCCGCAATTGTTGCCTGCGGCGGCTAAGGCAGCATGACTATGCCGGCCGCCGATTTAGAAACCGATTTAACGCCGTTGGCGGATTGCGGCGCATGCCGGTTTAGGGCGAATTTGCTGTCGCAAGGCGCTTGCAAACCGGGCGATTGCTGTGTGGCCGCCAATAGCGGCAGGCAAATCGACCGTTTTTTCAAAGCCAATCCGCAATTCGCACCGGATTATGCTCAAGACGGCTTTTGGGAACGCAGGGCAATTGCCGCCAGATATTTGCCGACCAATTTGCTGCCGCCTTTGTTGAAAGATCCGGATGAGGCGGTGCGGCGGGTGTTGGCGTATCGGGTACCTTTCGACTTGCTGATACAGCTGCGTAACGACTCGGATAGGGAAGTACGGATAACCGTGGCCGACCGTCTACCGGAAGAAGAACTGGAAGCGATGGCGGACGATCCTGATTACTTGGTGCGCGTTTATGTGGCGCGACGTTTGCCGCAAGGGCGCTTGTTCCGCTTGGTAGCGGATCCCGACAGCGAAGTCAGGCGCATCGTGGCGACGCGGATTCCGGCCGTGAGTCTGGGTTTGATGGCGCACGACGCGGAAGTCGAAATCCGCAGAATCGTTGCCCAACGCATGGAAATCGAAGATTTGGCCCTGATCAGTAAAGATCCGGATTGGACCGTGCGATACGAAGTCGCGCTACGCGCTGCCCCGGATTTGCTACAGAGTTTGTTGGACGATCCCGAGGAAGAAGTGAGATTAGCCGCCAGTCAATGTTTGGAAAACAACACGAGTCATGAACCTGCCCATAATGAATGAGTTTATCGTCGGATTGACGTATGCCGACCGCTTGCAATTCGCTTCTAGCGCCCGTCACGAGGCAATTCGGACTTGGGCAGGCACCCGGGAACTCGCGGCTTTAACCTCGTTGATGGGGCCGATGAGCGATGGACCGGAATGGCCGGCGGGCGCGGCGTGGGCAGCCGGCAGGAAAGACGATGCTTGTTTCGTCGTGTCCGACGGCCTGTCTGATCCTTGGGTGGAGCGGGACAGGCCCGAAAACGGTTTGGGTCTGGAGGTTTTCGTGGAATCGCCGGATTCCGGCATAGCGGACGATGCGCCGTTGACGGCTTTGGCCGATACCTGGATGTTTCCGATGGTAGCGGAAATCAGCCATACCTTGGCCAGTTATCCGCGCTTGGCAGTGAAATTGCTGGAAGGGCAGTTGTTGTCTTTAGAGTTTAACATCGATCATATTAAAGACGGCCGTGGCAGAGTCGGTGCCTTGCTAGTGCCTATGGTGGACGATGCCGAATGGCAAGTAGGGGGCGGCAAAGTCGCTCTGATTGCTGCGGTGTTGTTGACCTTGCCGGAGTTACGCTTTCTGCGCGGCAAAGGGGAACAAGGCCGGCGGATCATGTTGGAGCGGCTCAATGCGGCCGGCATAGGCCGGCTTTCCTTGTTGCATAGACGTTCGTTGGTTTAACGGGAGATTTGTCGATGAATTTGAATCAACAGGTCGCGGAATGGTTAAGCAGAAACGGATTTTCAACGGAATCTATTGCTTCGACGAATGCCGCCGGACAATACCCTCTGATATTGGCTGCCCAGCAAGCGGAAATTGAGGTGTTGCAATGGCTGCTCGCCAACGGCGCGGATTTAACCGTTCTGGATCTTTATGGCAATAACGCCTTGTGGGCGGCCTGTTTTGCCGAATCAATCGATTGTATCGAGCTGTTGCTGAATGCGGGGATAGACCCCGATTATCGAAATCCCAGCGGGGCAACGGCGTTAATTTATTCATCGTCCAGCGGTAAAGCGGCCATGGTTGCGAAATTGCTGCAAATGGGCGCGAATCCACTGTTAACGACTCAGGACGATTTTAGCGCCTTGGATCTGGCTGCAACCCGCGAGTGCTTGTATTTACTGCGAAATGCCGTTAAAGCGATAGGTTAGGCGCGGGTTGCGGGGGGTGTTTCGGCGCTTTCGGAAGTATGCTGTTCGACTGCGAAAAACCGGCGGACGTCTTCCAAATCCCGGCTACGCTGCATCGCCGGCACGCTATCCAAAAACATTTGCCCGTAAGCGCGTTTAAGCAACCTCGGATCGCACACCATCAACACGCCGCGATCGTTAATGTCGCGAATCAATCTTCCCACCCCTTGGCGCAACATGATGACCGCATTGGGCAGTTGGTATTCAAAGAAGGGATTGCGGCCTTGTTTCTCCAGTGCCTGCATCCTAGCCTTAAGCACCGGGTCGCCCGGAGAGGCAAAAGGCAGCTTGTCGATGATCACGCAAGAGAGTGCGTCGCCGCGTACGTCTACCCCTTCCCAAAAACTGGCGGTCGCCAGCAGGACTGCATTGCCTAAGCTCTTGAATTGATCCAGTAAAGCCGATTTGGAACGGCTGCCTTGAATCAAAATAGGATGACTCAATTTGCCTTCCAGCCGCTGAGCGGCGCGTTGCAGGGCCTTATGGCTGGTGAACAAAAAAAACGCCCGTCCGCGACTGGCCTCCAATACCGGTAAGACGAAGTCTACGATTTTATCGGTGAACTGCGGATCGTTGGGTTGGGGGAGGCCGCGCGGATGGTAAAACAACGCTTGGTTGGGATAATCGAACGGGCTTTCCCAGCTATGGCTGGTGGTTTTGCTTAAGCCCAGATTTCTGGAGAAGTGGTTGAAATTATTGGCGACGCTCAGCGTGGCCGAGGTGAAAATCCAGCTGGCTCTATGTCTTGCCATAAAACTGCGAAACTCTTTCGCGATATCCAGCGGGGTACGGCTCAAAGTAAATGATTTGCCGAAGGTTTCGTACCATTTGATCCATTGGCCGGCCGTATCGTTTATCAAGGTTTCCAACTGGGCGTCCAAGGTTTCGGCCCGTTCGAAGCAGGCTTCCAAGCCTTTGCTGCGAACCGACGCGCGTTCCAGTTGATCGGTCAAGCAGGCCAGTTGTTTTTGCAAAGTACCTAACGCGTCTATTAATTTCGGATCGGAATCGATGTCTTGCCAATCGCCGCGTCGCAGTTCCAGGCCGAAGGCTAAGCGCAGGTTTTTGACTTCCAATTGCAGATTGTCGCAGGCCGAGCGTAAGTCGGGCATGTCCTTGGCGTGGCTAAAGTACTCCGCTAAAGTATCGTCGGCTAAATCGACGAGTTGTTTACCGCTCACAGTTTCGCCTAAAAAGCCGGATGCCGTGTCGGCCAGTTGATGTGCTTCATCAATGATGACGACTTCCGCATCGGGTAGCAACTCGCCGAAACCGGTTTGCCGAATCGACCAATCCGCGCACAACAAATGGTGGTTAACCACTACGACATCCGATTCTTGCGCTTCTTTACGGGCCTTTAATACAAAGCAATCGGTGTAGTCCGGACAATTTTGCCCTAGACAATTATCGGTGGTGGACGTGGCGTTAAACCATACTCTATCGCCGTCGTGTACGTCGGCGATTTCAGAAATGTCGCCGGTTTGCGTGCGTTGAGACCAGATTTTGATTTGCGACAGGGCGTGCGCTTCCGCCTGTTCGTAACCGAAAGCCGAATTCAGCGCCAATTCCAGCCGATAGGTACACAAATAATTGGCCCGCCCCTTTAGCAAGCGGGCTTTAAACGGAACTCCGCTCAAGGCCTTGCGGATCAGCGGCAGATCTTTGTTGAATAATTGGTCTTGAAGATTTTTGGTGCCGGTAGAGACAATGACTTTCTTGCGGGACAAAATCGCCGGAATCAAATAGGCGAATGTCTTGCCTGTGCCAGTGCCGGCTTCCGCTATTAAATGCTCACGCTTGCTGATTGCGTCGTAAACCGCTTGCGCCATTTCGATTTGTGCGCGCCTTGGAGAATAACCGTTGATGACTTTAGCTAATTCACCTTCTGCTCCGAATATCTCGGTCAATTCGGACACGTTTTTTCCCTATTGCGTTTAACGGCCGATAAAGCTGTCGGCTTTGGCTTTGGCGTCTTTAGAGCCTTGATAGTTTTGTTGAATGCGGCGCGCTTCGGCAATTAAAAGCCAACTTTTCCGTTTCAGATCCGAGTTATTTCCGGCGAGTAACGCCGCTTTACCCGCCAATTCTTCGGCTTGCTGCGGACGATTTTGTTTAAGTCTAAGCTGCGCAAGTTTATAGGTCAGTACCGGGTTTCGGGAGTCGATGCGCAAAGCGCGTTCCGTAGCGAAAACCGCCGCGTCGAGATCGCCGGATGCCCGACTTCGATCCGCGTCCGTCAACAAGGCAATAACCGCGGGCGGAGAGCCGCTGGGGAGTTGAGCGTCTTCGATTGAAATTGCAGGTTGGGGGGGCGGCGGTACCTGCACCTGCCCGAAATTCGTATCGGGTTGCTCGATAGGGGGTTGTGTAATGACGGGTTGTTCCAGCGGTTGAGCCTGTAGAGTCGGTTGACTGGGTTCGATTTTAAACTCGCGTCTTCCCGGATCGATGGCGTAAGTCGCCGTGCCATTCGAGACCGGCGGTTTCGATGGAGCCGGGGGAGACGGTTTCTTAGCCTGCTGATTTTGCGATTGTTGCGGCGTCGAAGTCTTAGGTCTTACCACTTGCGGGGCTGGTTTGGCTTTTTTAGGTTCTTGAAAGGTACTGCAAGCGGCATTGACAAGCAAAACCGGGATAACGAGCAATAGAGATTTAGATTTCATGTAAGTTTTCGGCAAGACGGCCGATTAGAAAAGTTCGACTTCGTCGTCGTCCTCGTTATTTTGTTGGTTGGCCGCTTCCACCAAGGCGATTGCCTCATCAATGCTTTTGCCTTGATGAATCGCATCGAACATGATTTTTTCCGATTCCATGGTGTAGCGGCCGCGAATTTCCTCTTGGAACTTATACCATTCCATAGGGTTATACAGGCGCGTCGGCGATTCGATAATATCGGACAAGCCTCTCAGTCCGACTGATACGTGGTGCAGGCATTGTTGGAGACGGTCATGAAATTGGAAAGCCACTACCGATGTTTGAATCCTGTTTTGAATGGCTGCGCAATATTTTAATGCTTCCTCGGATTTGGGGCTTTGTTCCATGCTGGATAAAATCTCGTGTATCGAGCTTAGATCCTCGACCATGCTGGTAAAGGAGTTTACCAGTACGTCGACAGCCTCGTCGCCCACTTTCATGCCCCCTTCTACTTGGGCGACAGTTACTGCTAGCAATTTAACCGTTTCCCTGATTTGGCTCCAGTCCAAGTCAGGCTGGGAGGAGCCAGAATAAGTCAATTTCGATACCATAATACGTTATACGCCTGTGATACAGGTAGGTTGATCGATGTAACACCCTTATAAATAAGGCATTCTAGTTGAATACATCCGGTAACACAAACAGCCTTGTCCAATAACGAATGAGCCTGGGCGAGGCGCTGTATTTCCACAGTGAGGATGGGACTGGAGGCGCAAAGGTTGGGATCATGGAGAGAATGACAATGCGTCAAATACGAGCAGTTTTAAGATCTAGTCTGAGTGCCGGATTGAGTATCCGGAAAATCAGCGCCGGTACCAAAATCAGTGTCGGCAGCATTCAGGCGATTCCGCAAAGTCTGCAAACGATATCGAGTATTGACGGACTCAATCCCGCGCGGCGGACAATGGCAGTTTGCAATCGGCCAATCTGAGTTTGTAAAACTCGTTCTCTGCCAGGGCGGGTCAAGCTGGAGTTCAGGGATATGCCGGCCTAAATTGTATTGATAAATAACATAGTTTTATTTGTTTCCGACAGTTTCTTGCCTTGCTTCGCGCAAATTCGGCCGCCTTGGTTATCAGTAGCTTGAGTCGGGAGTCTTTATGCCTTTGATATATGCCATACAAACATTTCCGGTCGATGTTCGATATTCTTGTCCGTGTCGGATCAATTTCGTTGGACCGGCTTTTGCTTTATTGGGTGATCGTTCATTGAGCCGCACCGAAGCACAGGAGCTTTACCCACCCGTGTCCTCCGTTTCCCTAGACCGCAATCAGGTTGCCGATTTATTCGTCAGCCATCGTGACGATATCGTCAAAACTACTTGTTGCAACGGGTTGGTTGCCCGGAGACGGCGCAAGACTTGAGCCAGGAAGCCTATTTGCGCATGTTGCGTAAGGAGCAAGTTTCGCATGCCGATAATCTGATCGGTTATCTATACCGCATCGCCGAGCGCTTGGCCCTGGATTTTCTTCGCTACGACCAACGGGTAACGAGCAAGCACGACCAACTGAACGACGATTTGATTTGCCCGCGCACGCAGCCGGACACCCTGATACAACTCAGCTGGGCATTTCCGAAAAAACCGTGCAGCGCCATTTGGTCAAGGCCATGCTGCATTGCCACCGTGGTTTCGAAAGATAGGATGCCGCCGCATCATGACGGCCTTCGATCAGCGTAGTTTCGACCAAGCCGTGGCTTGGTTCGTTGCTTTGCAGGATGAGCGTTGCGAAGCTAAAACCCGCGCCCGTTTCGAGCGTTGGCTGGCCAGCGACACCTCGCACCGAGAAGCTTATGCGGCGGCGCAAACCTGTGGGGCAATCTGGACAACCTGAAACAACTCGAGGTGCCGGGATTGGATGCTGCGCGTTCGACGCGTCCGCGGGCTCGACATTCAGCGCGCGGCGGCGTTGCCCTGGAAATCCCGCAATACGCCAATCCGCTGTTCGGCTATTTTTCGCCGTTGCAAGCGATGCCCAAACCGCAATCCTCACCAACAGTGATCGGACAACAACGGATTAGCCTCGATCAAGCGGTCGCCGCCGGCCAGTCGGTTTTTCCCGACGCCCGCTTGTGCTGGATCGAAACCCCGCACGACGCCGGCGGTAGTTTCCGCATCAATCTGCGCCAAGACGGCGAGCCTAACCGGCGCTTCCCGAAAACCAATGTCTGGGTCGACCAATACAGCGGCCGGATATTGGCGGTCAGCAATCCCGCCGATCTCGGCGCTTCGGACACGCTGATCAACTGGCTGCACCCCTTGCATAGCGGCGAAGCCTTCGGTTTGAGCGGGCAAATATTGGTGTCGATTTCCGGCTTGGCCTGCCCGCTGCTGTTCGTTACCGGCCTGATTCGCTGGCTGCAAAAAGCCGGCGCGAAGCGGCGGGGCCGGCCGCTTAGTGTGGCAGAACGCCGTTGGCTTTAATCACGTGCCCCATGACCGCGGCCCATGTTGCCGGAGTGTTAAGTCCTGGGAGTGAGTTGGCTATCTCCCCCAACTGCGATTGCGGATGAAGCGGCGTAGTGTATGATCTAGCCGCCAAATTTGACGCGTGTCCTATCGGTGCGTATTGGATCCGGCATAAACAGGATGCAATCGATGCGCGGTGCGTCTTTTATTAAGTACCGGAATACCAATAACAATGAGCATAGAAATTAAGCTTACCGATCAACATTTTCCCGTATCTCCGGCGTTTATCAATTTCCTGTATCACTTTGACAACGGCCTGCCGTTCGAATCGCCGTGGCACGATCAGTTGAGCGAAACGTTGAATAGAGACAGTCAAGCTCAGCAACGAGCCGTCACGCATGCGGCGGAGGTGTTGGCATCCGCCGGCGGGAAAAACGCCTTGCAACGCAGTTACGAATTGTTTGTGGCTATCTTGACCGGAGACGTAGCGCGCTTACGGCCGATTCATGAACGCTATCGCTTCGTTTGCGTAGTCGGCTGTCCCCGGCACGGCGGTTCGTATTTAACCAAGCAGCTGTTTCTGGCGCTGGGCTGGAAGCCGGAGCAAATTCCCAACGCGATTGCCCACGATGGCTTTCCGGATGCCGGTCCTTTCGAGATTAAACAAGGCGTGAATAGCGTTACCCATTCGATGCAGGGTATGGCGGAATATCTCACCATGGTCGAGCTGTTTTACGCCAACGCCCGCTTGTTCGACAACCGGGTGGTAGTGCCGAAAAAAGCCACTAAAGCAGCGTATCAAGGCGGTTTTTTTCATCAATTGTTAGGCAGCGAAACCGAGTATCTGCTCACTTTGCGTCATCCGGTGGCCGCGTGCATTTCCACTTACGAAAAATCCGGGGGATTACCCGTCGACGGAAAATTCGCGGTTAGAGGCAATATCGAAGAATGGGCGCGTAGAGACGCCCAACTGGCCGGGGCGCAATGGATCGAGGCAACCAGGCCGGATTACTTCGACGTGTATTTACGCTATTGGGAATATTACCATTACCAGCTGATACATAGCGGTTTAGCCGCTAGTCCGCACTGGCGTACTGTGGCATACGGCGAAGCGCGGATACAGGCAACGGCGCAAGGTTTTTACCGGCGCTACGGCTCCGACAACGATGCGGAAAAGTTTTATGTATTTGCCAAACAAGACCGTCATGCGGATTGGCTGCGCAAAGCGGAACCGGCGTTGCTCAGGGTCAGGGATGCCTGGGCGGCGGCGGGGAAAGCGTTTCCGCTGGACGAGCTGATGGAAGCCTGGTGAGCGAAGCGGTAACGAACAATCAAACAGAACTTGACGCGGAGTGAGCATGACTACGAATACGGCACCGGTTTTTTCCAATTTTACCGATTCGAACGTGACTGAAAGTTCGGACGGAACGCTACGCTTAAGCGGCGACACGGCCTCGGTTTACGATGCCGAATTGGCTGCGCTGGGCGACGGCGGCGATTACAGCGGAGCGACGCTGACGCTGACCGACGCGCAAGGACGATTGGCGGCCATAGGCATCGCCGATAGTAGCTTCCTGTTGGACAAGGAATCCGGTTATCTGCTCTATCAAGGCGAATCCGGCGCTTTGCCCGTCGCCGAAATCAATCAGGCAAGCGCCGGCAGTTTTTCGTTGAGTTTCGTCGATTACGGCTATACGCCGAGCCAGGACATCGTCAACGCCTTGCTGCGCAGCCTGGTGTTGAACGATGCGACGCCGCCTTCCTCGCTCGATTTGCGCTGGCGTTTGTCCGACGGCAATAGTGGAGACCAGGGCG containing:
- the apaG gene encoding Co2+/Mg2+ efflux protein ApaG, whose protein sequence is MSEKNKVLVEARPQYIESQSSPEQNRFVFAYTVTITNVGSVPARLLTRHWLITDANGKVQEVNGEGVVGEHPYLNPGDSFRYTSAAMIETPVGVMQGKYQMQADTGESFSANIPKFTLSIPRTLH
- a CDS encoding symmetrical bis(5'-nucleosyl)-tetraphosphatase; amino-acid sequence: MAIYAIGDIQGCYDEFRRLLDAIGFEPASDTLWLAGDLVNRGPKSLETLRFVKSLGESAVTVLGNHDLHLLATVTAARSLGRKDTLEPILAAPDRDELLHWLRHRSLFHGDASYCMLHAGLPPQWDLTAVKAMALFAEQAIQSDDYATVLKSMYGDEPRLWQEGLSDMEKIRFTINCLTRLRYCSASGELDFHFKGPVGSQPAHLLPWFSVPGRRSASMRIIFGHWSTLGFYHGHNVYGIDTGCLWGGQLTALELSSSPRRISIDCRRTLAPNVS
- a CDS encoding flavodoxin; this encodes MSKIGIFFGTDTGSTRLVAKKIYSVLGDELADKPKNINRTRPNELLAYDALILGTPSYGVGDMPGLAVGCQEPNWAEFVPYLDDVDLSGKRVALFGLGHQERYASRFASSLIQLYRVFYGYGATIVGRWSTEGYQFEHSDSIIDGQFVGLVLDQRGQPHMTDQRVQTWLAQVTPQLLPAAAKAA
- a CDS encoding 4Fe4S-binding leucine-rich repeat protein is translated as MTMPAADLETDLTPLADCGACRFRANLLSQGACKPGDCCVAANSGRQIDRFFKANPQFAPDYAQDGFWERRAIAARYLPTNLLPPLLKDPDEAVRRVLAYRVPFDLLIQLRNDSDREVRITVADRLPEEELEAMADDPDYLVRVYVARRLPQGRLFRLVADPDSEVRRIVATRIPAVSLGLMAHDAEVEIRRIVAQRMEIEDLALISKDPDWTVRYEVALRAAPDLLQSLLDDPEEEVRLAASQCLENNTSHEPAHNE
- a CDS encoding ankyrin repeat domain-containing protein, with the translated sequence MNLNQQVAEWLSRNGFSTESIASTNAAGQYPLILAAQQAEIEVLQWLLANGADLTVLDLYGNNALWAACFAESIDCIELLLNAGIDPDYRNPSGATALIYSSSSGKAAMVAKLLQMGANPLLTTQDDFSALDLAATRECLYLLRNAVKAIG
- a CDS encoding ATP-dependent DNA helicase; the protein is MSELTEIFGAEGELAKVINGYSPRRAQIEMAQAVYDAISKREHLIAEAGTGTGKTFAYLIPAILSRKKVIVSTGTKNLQDQLFNKDLPLIRKALSGVPFKARLLKGRANYLCTYRLELALNSAFGYEQAEAHALSQIKIWSQRTQTGDISEIADVHDGDRVWFNATSTTDNCLGQNCPDYTDCFVLKARKEAQESDVVVVNHHLLCADWSIRQTGFGELLPDAEVVIIDEAHQLADTASGFLGETVSGKQLVDLADDTLAEYFSHAKDMPDLRSACDNLQLEVKNLRLAFGLELRRGDWQDIDSDPKLIDALGTLQKQLACLTDQLERASVRSKGLEACFERAETLDAQLETLINDTAGQWIKWYETFGKSFTLSRTPLDIAKEFRSFMARHRASWIFTSATLSVANNFNHFSRNLGLSKTTSHSWESPFDYPNQALFYHPRGLPQPNDPQFTDKIVDFVLPVLEASRGRAFFLFTSHKALQRAAQRLEGKLSHPILIQGSRSKSALLDQFKSLGNAVLLATASFWEGVDVRGDALSCVIIDKLPFASPGDPVLKARMQALEKQGRNPFFEYQLPNAVIMLRQGVGRLIRDINDRGVLMVCDPRLLKRAYGQMFLDSVPAMQRSRDLEDVRRFFAVEQHTSESAETPPATRA
- a CDS encoding tetratricopeptide repeat protein, coding for MKSKSLLLVIPVLLVNAACSTFQEPKKAKPAPQVVRPKTSTPQQSQNQQAKKPSPPAPSKPPVSNGTATYAIDPGRREFKIEPSQPTLQAQPLEQPVITQPPIEQPDTNFGQVQVPPPPQPAISIEDAQLPSGSPPAVIALLTDADRSRASGDLDAAVFATERALRIDSRNPVLTYKLAQLRLKQNRPQQAEELAGKAALLAGNNSDLKRKSWLLIAEARRIQQNYQGSKDAKAKADSFIGR
- a CDS encoding RNA polymerase sigma factor, with the protein product MLQRVGCPETAQDLSQEAYLRMLRKEQVSHADNLIGYLYRIAERLALDFLRYDQRVTSKHDQLNDDLICPRTQPDTLIQLSWAFPKKPCSAIWSRPCCIATVVSKDRMPPHHDGLRSA
- a CDS encoding FecR/PupR family sigma factor regulator; protein product: MTAFDQRSFDQAVAWFVALQDERCEAKTRARFERWLASDTSHREAYAAAQTCGAIWTT
- a CDS encoding PepSY-associated TM helix domain-containing protein, giving the protein MDAARSTRPRARHSARGGVALEIPQYANPLFGYFSPLQAMPKPQSSPTVIGQQRISLDQAVAAGQSVFPDARLCWIETPHDAGGSFRINLRQDGEPNRRFPKTNVWVDQYSGRILAVSNPADLGASDTLINWLHPLHSGEAFGLSGQILVSISGLACPLLFVTGLIRWLQKAGAKRRGRPLSVAERRWL